Proteins encoded in a region of the Mucispirillum schaedleri ASF457 genome:
- a CDS encoding ABC transporter permease, which translates to MLSYTIRRLLMMIPMFIGITIICFIVIHLAPGNAAEMRAAMGPKYSETARAKFEKMYGLDKPLYEQYIIWLKKTAVLDFGESFAIDGRSVKEKIRERIHITVGLNLLSMFFIFLIGLPLGIISAYWQNSVLDKAITVIVFIGFAVPAFWLAVICMYYFSIYLGVLPISGLYTEYIYDTMSFWEKVKDIAAHLVLPVSISVFGSLAGISRFARTSTLDVLHEDYITAARARGIGEGRILFSHALRNALLPVITILGLSIPGLIGSSVIFESIFSIPGMGQLFYNSVMMRDYPVIMGILVIGALLTLIGNFIADIAYAFADPRIRYGKK; encoded by the coding sequence ATGCTTTCATACACTATCCGCAGGCTTTTAATGATGATACCAATGTTTATAGGTATTACTATAATATGTTTTATAGTTATCCATTTAGCTCCGGGGAATGCTGCAGAAATGCGGGCAGCTATGGGTCCAAAATATTCTGAAACTGCACGGGCAAAGTTTGAAAAAATGTATGGGCTTGATAAGCCGCTTTATGAGCAGTATATAATATGGCTTAAAAAAACAGCAGTTTTAGATTTTGGCGAATCTTTTGCAATAGATGGCAGAAGTGTAAAAGAGAAAATTAGGGAGCGGATACATATTACTGTTGGATTAAATCTTTTAAGTATGTTTTTCATATTTTTAATAGGGCTTCCCCTTGGTATAATTTCAGCCTACTGGCAAAACAGTGTACTTGATAAAGCCATAACAGTTATAGTTTTTATAGGGTTTGCTGTGCCTGCTTTCTGGCTTGCAGTAATATGTATGTATTATTTCAGCATTTATTTAGGTGTTCTGCCTATTTCCGGACTTTATACAGAATATATTTATGATACAATGAGTTTTTGGGAAAAGGTAAAAGATATTGCTGCTCACTTAGTTCTGCCTGTTTCTATTTCAGTTTTTGGCTCTCTTGCAGGCATATCACGGTTTGCAAGAACATCCACCCTTGATGTTCTTCATGAAGATTATATTACAGCAGCAAGAGCAAGGGGTATAGGGGAAGGCAGGATATTATTCAGCCATGCTTTAAGAAATGCTTTACTGCCTGTCATTACTATTTTAGGGCTTTCTATTCCCGGGCTTATTGGCAGCAGTGTAATTTTTGAATCAATATTCAGCATACCGGGTATGGGGCAGCTTTTTTATAATTCTGTAATGATGAGAGACTATCCAGTTATTATGGGGATATTAGTAATAGGAGCACTTCTTACATTAATAGGCAATTTTATTGCAGATATTGCTTATGCTTTTGCAGACCCAAGGATACGCTATGGAAAGAAATAA
- a CDS encoding ABC transporter permease, producing MERNKIRSKIFSNTSSNILLISGASIVLFFIIIAVFAPLIAPFNPALTNLNEVFTAPNSTYLFGTDALGRDVFSRVVYGTRISLFVGFIAVGISITIGVILGLIAGYYGRMVDSVIMRFTDIMLCFPSFFLILAVIAFLKPSIVNVMVVIGVTGWMGVARLVRAEVMSVKNREYITAARLQGLSHIKIMFKHILLNVLSPVFVAATLGVASAILLESSLSFLGLGVLPPTPSWGNILTEGQNNIINAWWLSLFPGIAIVITALGYNLLGEGLRDVLDHKNNKSNIKD from the coding sequence ATGGAAAGAAATAAAATACGAAGTAAAATATTTTCAAACACAAGCAGCAATATACTTCTTATAAGCGGAGCATCTATTGTGCTGTTTTTTATAATTATAGCAGTATTTGCACCACTTATTGCACCATTTAACCCAGCACTTACTAACTTGAATGAAGTTTTTACAGCACCTAACAGCACATATTTATTTGGCACAGATGCTCTTGGCAGAGATGTATTTTCAAGAGTAGTATATGGAACAAGAATATCTTTATTTGTGGGCTTTATTGCTGTGGGTATATCTATAACTATTGGTGTGATTTTAGGTTTAATTGCTGGATATTATGGCAGAATGGTAGATAGTGTTATAATGCGGTTTACTGATATTATGCTTTGCTTCCCGTCATTTTTTCTTATTTTAGCAGTGATTGCTTTTTTAAAACCATCAATAGTAAATGTTATGGTAGTAATAGGTGTAACAGGCTGGATGGGAGTAGCCAGATTAGTAAGAGCAGAAGTGATGAGTGTTAAAAACAGGGAATATATTACAGCTGCAAGGCTGCAGGGTTTAAGCCATATTAAAATAATGTTTAAACATATACTGCTTAATGTGTTATCGCCTGTATTTGTTGCCGCCACATTAGGTGTTGCAAGTGCAATTTTATTAGAATCATCACTAAGCTTTTTAGGTCTTGGTGTGCTTCCACCTACTCCGTCATGGGGTAATATATTAACAGAGGGGCAGAATAATATAATTAATGCATGGTGGCTTTCTCTTTTTCCGGGTATAGCAATAGTAATAACTGCTCTTGGCTATAATCTGCTGGGGGAAGGTTTAAGAGATGTGTTAGACCATAAAAATAATAAATCAAATATTAAGGATTGA
- a CDS encoding M66 family metalloprotease: protein MKKNILSIFSVILLFSCSDTGIEVISYSDYSSDISYQVGSPRDKRLTFFDINEFKQIRSIPNNLSTGSLSGRVQFAQTHTIDPNNNEARKEPSLIPYRAALLLFTPQEELYELSVKVSNGKNTSVFKMVPPVNMPKSDYMDRSGTKPDITYSKRSWSVQLPYDNVTPEMQLDFMGKTTSQVELSGTLFGNDIEFAAPIEGAFLVVRLGMLTDNVATGQHSTSQAMTYDIAHGMQEYFQTVPFARLFHGYYEDRVLKKVIINNGKIYENKSDYVGADYYSGDMRENVAKAQVSVGIDLANKGVASSPLDQSHQLGNDMFYFTVHHAKGRYTNGEGKPVDVPHGLSGGNGIGTLVDSTGNEFSHEVGHGYGMGHYPFLNDASDGSVHGYTTSWGYDAYKNRMRANVAWNSTPQAVMYQDKWYITPFQNYYGWNRDCMAGGVADSAISRYTHNTARSTRQVQKNIENRYFLSDDKNNNGEYYYISWDKESRTYKKVTDEKFLNSRISPTRKGVPVITILGGYDPTPPHNAVIYQYFRGNWGNVFDSIFQDSPAEATSYLEITYYDNKPKKYVVLSDKRYNAKIINKLHVNIAEEDKPKSITLYVNKVNKGSTTIKETVYDKPLLKAVEIGKANGYQDVIDNDTIFLNDSLANKSIDNYILSAKEKELIEIFARYKALNKLDANPKKIADDYIAKKNKADNINMFIDNNYISLENNDISADEALKKLFAENGLGSVIFKFNQAELNGKCMEVYQSETSSYAVRLSSKCNESKEQRWAIDKSGRIHSALYPGYCLDMKNMSVLQLCSDDTSQQWKIRNPESIANGVFYENMGTAGKCIDNSGGNSDKIISYNCTNGNNQKFKNKITEDENLYLSLFGGSLIEEIWKYIPAEKVEIK from the coding sequence ATGAAAAAAAATATTTTATCAATATTTTCAGTTATATTGCTGTTTTCATGCAGCGATACTGGCATAGAAGTAATTTCTTATTCAGATTATTCCAGTGATATATCATATCAAGTGGGAAGCCCGCGGGACAAAAGGCTTACTTTTTTTGATATTAATGAATTTAAGCAGATAAGAAGTATCCCAAATAATTTATCAACTGGCAGTCTTTCAGGCAGGGTGCAGTTTGCTCAAACCCATACTATTGACCCTAATAATAATGAAGCAAGAAAAGAGCCGTCATTAATACCATATAGAGCAGCACTTTTACTTTTTACTCCACAGGAAGAATTATATGAATTATCTGTTAAAGTAAGTAACGGCAAAAACACTTCTGTTTTTAAAATGGTGCCGCCAGTAAATATGCCAAAATCTGATTATATGGATAGAAGCGGAACAAAACCAGATATTACATATTCTAAACGCTCTTGGAGTGTGCAGCTTCCTTATGACAATGTTACTCCTGAAATGCAGCTTGATTTTATGGGCAAAACAACATCGCAGGTTGAGTTATCAGGCACTCTTTTTGGTAATGATATAGAGTTTGCAGCACCAATAGAGGGAGCTTTTCTTGTTGTAAGGCTTGGTATGCTTACAGATAATGTTGCAACAGGTCAGCATTCAACATCTCAGGCTATGACATACGATATAGCTCATGGTATGCAGGAATATTTCCAAACAGTCCCTTTTGCAAGGTTATTTCATGGATATTATGAAGACAGAGTGCTAAAAAAAGTAATCATTAATAATGGAAAAATATATGAGAATAAAAGTGATTATGTAGGGGCAGATTATTACAGTGGAGATATGCGTGAAAATGTGGCAAAAGCACAAGTGAGTGTTGGTATAGATTTGGCAAACAAAGGGGTTGCAAGCAGTCCATTAGACCAGTCTCACCAGCTGGGAAACGATATGTTTTATTTTACAGTGCATCATGCAAAAGGAAGATATACTAATGGCGAAGGTAAGCCGGTAGATGTTCCGCATGGGTTAAGCGGCGGCAACGGAATAGGCACTCTTGTTGATTCTACTGGCAACGAATTCAGCCATGAAGTAGGACATGGATATGGTATGGGGCATTATCCATTTTTAAATGATGCAAGTGATGGTTCTGTGCATGGATATACTACTTCATGGGGATATGATGCTTATAAAAACAGAATGCGGGCTAATGTAGCATGGAACAGCACTCCGCAGGCTGTTATGTATCAGGATAAATGGTATATTACACCTTTTCAAAATTATTACGGCTGGAACAGGGACTGTATGGCAGGCGGTGTTGCTGATAGTGCAATATCACGATATACTCATAATACTGCAAGAAGCACAAGGCAGGTGCAGAAAAATATAGAAAACAGATATTTTTTAAGTGATGATAAAAATAATAATGGTGAATATTACTATATTAGCTGGGATAAAGAAAGCAGGACATATAAAAAAGTAACAGATGAAAAATTTTTAAACAGCAGAATAAGCCCGACAAGAAAAGGAGTGCCAGTGATTACTATTTTAGGTGGTTATGACCCTACCCCCCCCCATAATGCTGTGATTTATCAATATTTCAGAGGAAACTGGGGCAATGTATTTGATTCTATATTTCAAGACAGTCCTGCTGAAGCCACATCATATTTGGAAATAACATATTATGACAATAAGCCAAAGAAATATGTAGTGCTTAGTGATAAAAGATATAATGCAAAAATAATTAACAAGCTGCATGTAAATATTGCAGAAGAAGATAAACCTAAAAGCATTACTCTCTATGTAAATAAGGTTAATAAAGGCTCTACAACAATAAAAGAGACGGTATATGATAAACCGCTTCTAAAAGCTGTTGAAATAGGCAAAGCAAATGGCTATCAAGATGTTATAGATAACGATACCATATTTCTTAATGACAGTCTTGCTAATAAATCTATTGATAATTATATTCTTTCTGCAAAAGAAAAAGAGCTTATTGAAATTTTTGCAAGATATAAAGCATTAAATAAACTTGATGCAAACCCAAAAAAGATAGCTGATGATTATATTGCAAAGAAAAATAAGGCTGATAATATAAATATGTTTATAGATAATAACTATATAAGCCTTGAAAATAATGATATATCAGCGGATGAGGCTTTGAAAAAGCTGTTTGCAGAAAACGGGCTTGGCTCTGTTATATTTAAATTTAATCAGGCAGAGCTAAATGGTAAATGTATGGAGGTATATCAATCAGAAACAAGCAGCTATGCTGTTAGATTATCATCTAAATGTAATGAGAGTAAAGAGCAGCGGTGGGCGATAGATAAATCAGGACGGATTCATTCGGCTCTTTATCCCGGCTATTGTCTTGATATGAAAAATATGTCTGTTTTACAGCTTTGTTCAGATGATACAAGCCAGCAGTGGAAAATAAGAAATCCTGAAAGTATTGCAAATGGTGTTTTTTATGAAAATATGGGGACAGCTGGAAAATGTATAGATAACAGCGGTGGCAATTCTGATAAAATAATCAGCTATAATTGCACTAATGGCAATAACCAGAAGTTTAAAAACAAAATAACAGAAGATGAAAATTTATATTTAAGTTTATTTGGTGGCAGCTTAATAGAAGAAATATGGAAATATATTCCTGCAGAAAAAGTGGAGATTAAATAA
- a CDS encoding outer membrane beta-barrel protein translates to MKKIIIIFALIFAVNIPFLYAQYGDYYDGKNSYSYGDMPSPKKSSRKKYENKNHYIGISPSIYIPTGKNAYIKDYTGVGGGVDLRYKYNLHKVFALAGTFRYNYAGGSNFNGDNKVDTKHHLIDMQILAVLQYDDVKATKGFIPYISAGMDIAVNVIDSETTAYRKDADGATYPVYKIISKGNDSAANVGFVVGAGLRYAFSNNFTTGFGVDYTHVFTNHDYSGIRVFIDAGYRF, encoded by the coding sequence ATGAAAAAAATAATTATAATATTTGCGTTAATATTTGCAGTTAATATTCCTTTTCTTTATGCTCAGTATGGTGACTATTATGACGGCAAAAACAGTTACAGCTATGGAGATATGCCTTCGCCTAAAAAAAGCAGCAGGAAAAAATATGAAAATAAAAATCATTATATAGGAATATCGCCGTCTATCTATATACCAACAGGGAAAAATGCTTATATAAAAGATTATACAGGTGTAGGCGGTGGTGTTGATTTACGGTATAAATACAACCTGCATAAAGTGTTTGCTCTTGCTGGAACATTTAGATATAACTATGCAGGTGGCTCTAATTTTAACGGCGATAATAAAGTGGATACTAAACATCATTTAATTGATATGCAGATTTTAGCAGTTTTGCAGTATGATGATGTGAAAGCAACAAAAGGTTTTATCCCTTATATATCTGCTGGTATGGATATTGCAGTTAATGTTATTGATTCTGAAACCACAGCTTATAGAAAAGATGCAGATGGTGCCACATACCCTGTTTATAAAATCATTTCAAAAGGAAACGATTCTGCAGCTAATGTAGGCTTTGTTGTTGGTGCAGGGCTTAGGTATGCATTTTCAAATAATTTTACAACAGGTTTTGGTGTTGATTATACCCATGTCTTTACAAACCATGATTACTCAGGCATTAGAGTATTTATAGATGCAGGATACAGATTTTAG
- the allE gene encoding (S)-ureidoglycine aminohydrolase — protein sequence MGYINNNTGYLEHHTLSSRSVIKKNMYALITPDGLVKNNIYGFENCDISILSSPLLGASFTDYIITVKENGRNLCGIGNESEEIFLFVIEGSLLVYNDNEKAGLTAGGFFFSPASFKLYFQNNSNNNAKILLYKRKYKPLNNLSPKTISGNINNIPYKNFEEMDSVFIKDLLPANDFAYDFNFHILMFKSGAGHGYLETHIQEHGAYILSGKGMYNLDNKWYGVEKDDYIFMASYCIQGGYCVGKDDFIYIYSKDCNRDAEL from the coding sequence ATGGGTTATATCAATAATAATACTGGTTATTTGGAGCATCATACATTATCAAGCCGTTCAGTCATTAAAAAGAATATGTATGCTTTAATTACACCAGATGGACTTGTCAAAAACAATATATATGGCTTTGAAAACTGTGATATAAGCATACTTTCATCTCCCCTTTTAGGTGCTTCTTTTACTGATTATATTATAACAGTAAAAGAAAATGGCAGAAATTTATGCGGCATAGGAAATGAGAGCGAAGAAATATTTTTATTTGTAATAGAAGGCTCATTATTAGTTTATAATGATAATGAAAAAGCAGGGCTTACAGCAGGCGGTTTTTTCTTTTCCCCTGCATCTTTTAAACTTTATTTTCAAAATAATTCCAATAATAATGCAAAAATACTTTTATATAAAAGAAAATACAAGCCACTTAATAATTTATCACCAAAAACAATATCTGGAAATATTAATAACATACCATATAAAAATTTTGAAGAAATGGATAGTGTATTTATAAAAGATTTACTGCCTGCAAATGATTTTGCTTATGATTTTAACTTTCACATACTTATGTTTAAAAGCGGTGCAGGTCATGGCTATTTAGAAACTCATATTCAGGAACATGGAGCATATATTTTATCTGGTAAAGGAATGTATAACCTTGATAACAAATGGTATGGGGTAGAAAAAGATGATTATATATTTATGGCTTCATACTGCATACAGGGCGGATATTGTGTAGGCAAAGATGATTTTATATATATTTATTCAAAAGACTGCAATAGAGATGCAGAGCTGTAA
- the ilvC gene encoding ketol-acid reductoisomerase, with translation MKVYYEKDANLGAVKSKKIAVIGYGSQGYGHSNNLKDSGCDVAVALRKDSKSWKKAENAGLKVMTVAEAATWADLVMILTPDELQGEIYKNEIAPNLKSGAYLAFAHGFNIHFGQIVPPADINVIMIAPKGPGHLVRQQYETGSGVPCLIAVYQDAAGDSKEVALAYAAAIGGARAGVIETTFKEETETDLFGEQAVLCGGLAKLIQYGFETLTEAGYAPEMAYFECLHEMKLIVDLIYEGGIKNMQYSISNTAEYGGLTRGPRVVSPAAKEEMKKVLKEIQDGTFAKEWMMENKVNAPHFHALSNISNSHKIEEVGEKLRGMMSWLGKSKIVDKSKN, from the coding sequence ATGAAAGTTTATTATGAAAAAGATGCCAATTTAGGTGCTGTTAAAAGCAAAAAAATAGCAGTCATTGGATATGGAAGCCAAGGTTACGGCCATTCTAATAATTTAAAAGATTCTGGCTGTGATGTTGCTGTTGCATTAAGAAAAGACAGTAAATCATGGAAAAAAGCAGAAAATGCTGGTTTAAAAGTTATGACAGTAGCAGAAGCAGCTACATGGGCTGATTTGGTTATGATATTAACACCAGATGAACTACAAGGTGAAATTTATAAAAATGAAATAGCTCCAAACTTAAAATCTGGTGCTTATTTAGCATTTGCTCATGGTTTTAATATACATTTTGGACAGATTGTGCCACCTGCAGATATAAATGTTATTATGATAGCTCCAAAAGGTCCCGGCCATTTAGTTCGTCAGCAGTATGAAACTGGCAGCGGTGTTCCATGCTTAATTGCAGTTTACCAAGATGCAGCAGGTGATTCTAAAGAAGTTGCACTTGCTTATGCTGCAGCTATCGGCGGTGCAAGAGCTGGTGTTATTGAAACAACTTTTAAAGAAGAAACTGAAACAGACCTTTTTGGTGAACAGGCAGTATTATGCGGCGGTTTAGCAAAACTTATCCAGTATGGTTTTGAAACATTAACTGAAGCAGGCTATGCTCCAGAAATGGCATATTTTGAATGTCTGCATGAAATGAAATTAATTGTTGACTTAATATATGAAGGCGGCATTAAAAATATGCAGTATTCTATTTCTAACACAGCAGAATATGGCGGCTTAACAAGAGGTCCACGAGTAGTTTCACCTGCTGCAAAAGAAGAAATGAAAAAAGTATTAAAAGAAATTCAGGACGGCACTTTTGCAAAAGAATGGATGATGGAAAACAAAGTAAATGCACCACATTTCCATGCATTATCTAATATTTCTAACAGCCATAAAATAGAAGAAGTTGGTGAAAAACTTCGCGGCATGATGAGCTGGCTTGGTAAAAGCAAAATTGTAGATAAATCTAAAAATTAA
- the ilvN gene encoding acetolactate synthase small subunit, whose protein sequence is MEKRHIISVLVENKFGVLARIAGLFSGRGYNIESLTVNSTDKHDVSMMTIVTYGDDRIIEQIIKQLRKLINVLKVRDLTSYNHIERELVLVKVYVTQKYRSDIYNMVNTFRGNVVDITPESMVIEITGDNDKLQAFIELVRPYGIIELIRSGCLAIGRGSKATSEMEKIKQIHNNK, encoded by the coding sequence ATGGAAAAAAGACATATTATATCAGTCCTTGTTGAAAATAAATTTGGTGTGCTTGCCCGCATAGCAGGTCTTTTCTCTGGCAGAGGCTACAATATTGAAAGTTTAACAGTAAACTCTACTGATAAGCATGATGTATCTATGATGACTATTGTTACTTATGGTGATGATAGAATTATAGAGCAGATTATTAAGCAGCTGCGTAAACTTATTAATGTTTTAAAAGTAAGGGACTTAACATCATATAACCATATTGAAAGAGAATTAGTGCTTGTAAAAGTATATGTTACTCAAAAATACAGAAGCGATATTTATAATATGGTTAATACTTTCCGTGGCAATGTGGTAGATATTACACCAGAAAGCATGGTAATTGAAATCACTGGTGATAATGACAAACTGCAGGCTTTTATAGAGCTTGTCCGCCCTTATGGTATAATAGAATTAATCCGCTCAGGTTGTCTTGCAATAGGCAGAGGCTCAAAGGCTACAAGCGAGATGGAAAAAATTAAGCAGATACATAATAATAAATAA
- the ilvB gene encoding biosynthetic-type acetolactate synthase large subunit: protein MICSGGEIVIDCLKRNGVDVIFSYPGGSLTGFYDTLFDADLKHILPRHEQGGAHAADGYARATGKIGVCMATSGPGATNLVTGIGTAYMDSVPMLVITGQVVSNLIGGDAFQEADIVGITRPIVKHSYLVTDVKDLADTMNEAIHIATTGRPGPVLVDIPKDVFAAKVKYEPNGHVHLTGYQPNTEGHPMQVKKLLKTLETAKKPVIFVGGGVKVSKGATEELIKFAHAVNTPVVSSFMGLSGYPATDSQWIGWLGMHGNYASNMAVTESDFIIAIGTRFTDRSTGRLDRFAKNAKIAHIDIDPSSISKTVDIEIPVVGDCYNVLNMINKYLDDYKWEKCRQERDEWFETVKGWNREKPFSYKFSDKVIKPQYVIETLYKVTNGDAIIATDVGQHQMWTGQFYRYNFPRQFLSSGGMGTMGYGLPAAMGAKIGRPDKEVFCVSGDGGILMNMQELTTCVQYRVGVKTVIINNKFLGMVRQWQQLFFNKKYSDTCLEVQPDFVKLAEAYGCIGMRAEKVEDVEAVLREALKVKDIPVLMDFVCDREENVYPMVPAGASIDEMIIR, encoded by the coding sequence GTAATAGACTGCTTAAAGCGTAATGGAGTAGATGTAATATTCAGTTATCCCGGCGGGTCTCTTACTGGTTTTTATGATACATTATTTGATGCTGATTTAAAACACATCCTGCCTCGTCATGAGCAGGGCGGAGCACATGCTGCAGACGGCTATGCAAGAGCAACTGGTAAAATAGGTGTATGTATGGCAACAAGCGGTCCGGGTGCGACAAACCTTGTAACAGGTATTGGCACAGCTTATATGGATAGTGTTCCTATGCTTGTAATTACAGGGCAGGTTGTTTCTAATTTAATTGGCGGAGATGCTTTTCAGGAAGCTGATATTGTAGGCATAACACGCCCGATAGTAAAGCACAGTTATCTTGTAACAGATGTAAAAGATTTGGCAGACACTATGAATGAAGCAATACATATTGCTACAACAGGCAGGCCTGGTCCTGTGCTTGTGGATATTCCAAAAGATGTGTTTGCTGCAAAAGTAAAATATGAGCCAAATGGACATGTGCATTTAACAGGCTATCAGCCTAATACAGAAGGGCATCCAATGCAGGTTAAAAAACTCCTTAAAACATTGGAAACAGCAAAAAAACCTGTTATATTTGTTGGCGGTGGTGTAAAAGTAAGCAAAGGTGCAACAGAAGAATTAATAAAATTTGCCCATGCAGTCAATACTCCTGTTGTTTCATCATTCATGGGGTTAAGTGGTTACCCTGCAACAGACAGCCAGTGGATAGGCTGGCTTGGTATGCATGGAAACTATGCCTCTAATATGGCAGTAACAGAATCTGATTTTATAATAGCTATCGGCACAAGGTTTACTGACCGTTCCACTGGCAGACTTGACAGGTTTGCTAAAAATGCAAAAATAGCTCATATTGATATTGACCCATCATCTATTAGTAAAACTGTTGATATTGAAATACCTGTTGTTGGAGACTGTTATAATGTTCTGAATATGATAAATAAATATCTTGATGATTATAAGTGGGAAAAGTGCAGGCAGGAAAGAGATGAATGGTTTGAAACAGTAAAAGGCTGGAACAGGGAAAAACCTTTCTCTTATAAATTCAGCGATAAAGTCATTAAACCACAGTATGTTATAGAGACATTATATAAAGTTACAAATGGCGATGCAATTATTGCTACAGATGTAGGCCAGCATCAAATGTGGACAGGCCAGTTTTACAGATATAATTTTCCAAGACAGTTTTTATCATCAGGCGGTATGGGCACAATGGGTTACGGGCTTCCTGCTGCAATGGGTGCTAAAATAGGCAGACCAGATAAAGAAGTATTTTGTGTATCAGGTGATGGCGGCATATTAATGAATATGCAGGAATTAACAACATGTGTGCAGTATAGAGTAGGTGTAAAAACAGTTATCATCAATAATAAGTTTTTAGGAATGGTAAGGCAGTGGCAGCAGTTATTTTTTAATAAAAAATATTCTGATACATGCCTTGAAGTGCAGCCTGATTTTGTTAAGCTGGCAGAAGCTTATGGCTGTATAGGAATGCGTGCTGAAAAAGTAGAAGATGTAGAAGCTGTTTTAAGAGAAGCTCTTAAAGTAAAAGATATACCTGTGCTTATGGATTTTGTGTGCGACAGGGAAGAAAATGTATATCCTATGGTGCCAGCAGGTGCATCAATTGATGAAATGATAATAAGGTAG